From the Candidatus Methylomirabilota bacterium genome, one window contains:
- a CDS encoding MFS transporter: protein MPGFRSIVAPLRGVGRERLVFLGYVTGGHTVIHWYQQIFAVALPSISQGLGLSDVQVGYLQSARQLTSGTLNLPVGVLADSFSKRQAAILGSALLFMGVGYFALGTASGLSGALLGSALIGVGTAAWHPPAMGGLSARFPERRATVLSIHGVGATLGDTLTPIAIGALLVAFAWPDVLRAQMLPAIVTAFLIWRGLAGHFRELGAPPPGRSLARDVRAVLLHPIFMAMSFAQGLMMMARQVILTFLPLYIQIGLGRDPFELGIYVALLHGMGTVSQPVLGVLSDRVGRKAVLVPSYLVLAGLYLLLAEVAPGWPLAALVLAIGVFFYTLTNVTGAAVLDAAGSHVQASAMGLTSVVTQVIVLPAPVLAGWLVERLGYGSAFVLSAGFMVLGTLVMLPLRLYRGSGWSPRLPG from the coding sequence GTGCCCGGCTTCCGCTCCATCGTCGCCCCCCTCCGGGGCGTCGGCCGAGAGCGCCTCGTGTTCCTCGGCTACGTGACGGGCGGGCACACCGTCATCCACTGGTACCAGCAGATCTTCGCGGTCGCCCTCCCCTCGATCAGCCAGGGTCTCGGACTGAGTGACGTTCAGGTCGGGTACCTCCAGTCCGCACGCCAGCTCACGTCGGGCACGCTGAACCTGCCCGTCGGGGTCCTGGCCGACTCGTTCTCGAAGCGGCAAGCCGCGATCCTCGGCTCGGCCCTCCTCTTCATGGGTGTCGGGTACTTCGCCCTCGGCACCGCGTCGGGGCTTTCCGGGGCTCTGCTGGGGTCGGCCCTGATCGGCGTCGGGACGGCCGCCTGGCACCCGCCGGCCATGGGCGGGCTCTCGGCCCGCTTCCCCGAGCGGCGGGCGACGGTGCTCTCCATCCACGGGGTCGGCGCCACGCTCGGCGACACGCTGACCCCGATCGCCATCGGGGCTCTCCTGGTCGCGTTCGCCTGGCCGGACGTCCTCCGGGCTCAGATGCTTCCGGCGATCGTCACGGCGTTCCTGATCTGGCGCGGCCTGGCGGGTCACTTCCGGGAGCTCGGCGCGCCGCCGCCGGGACGGTCCCTGGCCCGGGACGTTCGCGCCGTCCTGCTTCACCCCATCTTCATGGCCATGTCGTTCGCCCAGGGCCTCATGATGATGGCGCGCCAGGTCATCCTGACGTTCCTGCCGCTCTACATCCAGATCGGGCTCGGTCGCGATCCCTTCGAGCTCGGGATCTACGTCGCCCTGCTCCACGGGATGGGCACGGTCTCCCAGCCCGTCCTCGGCGTCCTGTCCGATCGGGTCGGCCGGAAAGCCGTGCTCGTTCCCTCGTACCTGGTCCTGGCCGGGCTCTACTTGCTCCTGGCCGAGGTGGCGCCGGGCTGGCCGCTGGCCGCCCTCGTGCTCGCCATCGGGGTCTTCTTCTATACGCTCACCAACGTGACGGGCGCGGCGGTGCTCGACGCCGCCGGGAGCCACGTGCAGGCGTCGGCCATGGGTCTGACGTCCGTGGTGACCCAGGTGATCGTCCTCCCGGCGCCCGTGCTGGCCGGGTGGCTCGTCGAGCGGCTGGGGTACGGGTCCGCATTCGTCCTCTCCGCCGGCTTCATGGTGCTCGGCACCCTCGTCATGCTGCCGCTGCGGCTCTACCGGGGGAGCGGGTGGTCACCGCGCCTCCCGGGCTGA
- a CDS encoding tetratricopeptide repeat protein produces the protein MKCPRCQQENPSQAKFCLECAAPLALQCQSCGTQLPPAAKFCFECAQPVSAGAPGGGRFASPEAYTPRHLAEKILASRGALEGERKQVTVLFADLKGSMELLADRDPEEARRVLDPALELMMDAVHRYEGTVNQVMGDGVMALFGAPLALEDHAVRACYAALRMQDSGRQYSDRIRRTVGLPVQLRVGLNSGEVVVRSIGSDLRMDYTAVGQTTHIAARMEQAALPGTILIPPSTLGLVEGHVQVTPLGPIPVRGLPDPVEVYEVVGAGTARSRLQAAVARGLTRFVGRDGEMDRLREALERAGAGHGQVVALVGEPGVGKSRLVWEFARSHRVESWRLVESGSVSYGKATPYLPVIDLLNAYFRVSAGDDAREVREKVTGKLLTLERTLEPTFPVFLALLGAAPEDAEWRGLDPRQRRQRTLDAVKRLLLRESQVQPLLVIFEDLHWIDSETQALIDSLVQSLPTARILLLVSYRPEYQHAWSGKTYYTQLRLDPLPPESADTLLGALLGADPGLESVKRPLIARTEGNPFFLEESVRALVETGVLAGERGAYRLARVPTAVQVPATVQALLAARIDRLSAEDKRLLQSASVVGKDVPLAVLEAVSDLTDASLHDGLARLGAAEFLYEARLFPDIEYTFKHALTHEVAYASLLQERRRELHRRAGEAIERLSAERPDEAYGLLARHFAESGDLAKGREYALRAAERAAGLFAHDEALAQYERARACVEGLGLTEEVAAAEEAIGDVNVRRGRLEAAVEAYERALRLPIARGRQAALKAKIGGVYGQFGGQRGLEFLHQALEELDPVTQRNEMAEVTGLLGRYRHFAGRHQEAIDLLERARELAEPLGDAPALVAIYGHLAGACQHLARIDESMARARRCVELGERTGLVLARLRGYAFLAQDLIFLGRWAEALAVTSRCAQIASQIGAEHRLAWTAGDRARILHGTGDLEGALAAARDGLRLAAASGEQRIGVWVHAYLAQIAIDLGDDETALDQAREAVASADRLGDRVLKAYNRYARAYVHLQREDWPQAIECLEQYVAIVSEMDNRLIPTVAGPCMAEILLGSERLDEAAATIDAAVQIAREAGSRHWEGVGRRVQGQILAGQARPDDARQALDDAVASLETVGSRLELARVLYRRGELYQKLDDRERARNDLVRARELFAATGARGDLGRAERLLTALETGGEA, from the coding sequence ATGAAGTGTCCCCGGTGTCAGCAGGAGAATCCGTCGCAGGCGAAGTTCTGCCTGGAGTGCGCCGCCCCGCTGGCTCTCCAGTGCCAGAGCTGCGGGACGCAGCTCCCACCGGCCGCGAAGTTCTGCTTCGAGTGCGCGCAGCCGGTGAGCGCCGGGGCGCCGGGCGGCGGCCGATTCGCCTCCCCCGAGGCCTACACGCCTCGGCACCTCGCCGAGAAGATCCTCGCATCCAGAGGCGCCCTCGAGGGCGAGCGCAAGCAGGTCACCGTGCTCTTCGCCGACCTGAAAGGGTCGATGGAGCTGCTCGCCGATCGCGACCCCGAGGAGGCGCGCCGGGTCCTCGATCCCGCGCTCGAGCTGATGATGGACGCGGTCCACCGCTACGAGGGCACCGTCAATCAGGTCATGGGCGACGGCGTCATGGCGCTCTTCGGCGCGCCGCTGGCCCTCGAAGACCACGCCGTCCGGGCGTGCTACGCCGCGCTCAGGATGCAGGACTCGGGCAGGCAGTACTCGGACAGAATCCGGCGCACGGTCGGTCTCCCCGTCCAGCTCCGGGTCGGCCTGAACTCCGGCGAAGTGGTCGTCCGTTCCATCGGCAGCGACCTGCGCATGGACTACACGGCGGTGGGACAAACCACGCACATCGCGGCGCGGATGGAGCAGGCCGCCCTCCCGGGGACCATCCTGATCCCGCCAAGCACGCTCGGGCTCGTCGAGGGTCACGTCCAGGTCACGCCGCTCGGCCCCATTCCAGTCAGGGGCTTGCCGGACCCGGTCGAGGTCTACGAGGTCGTTGGGGCGGGGACGGCGCGCTCGCGCCTCCAGGCCGCCGTCGCCCGCGGCCTCACCCGCTTTGTCGGCCGCGACGGCGAGATGGATCGGCTGCGGGAGGCGCTCGAGCGCGCGGGCGCCGGACATGGCCAGGTGGTGGCCCTGGTCGGCGAGCCCGGCGTCGGGAAGTCGCGCCTGGTGTGGGAGTTCGCCCGTTCGCACCGCGTCGAGAGCTGGCGGCTCGTCGAGAGCGGCTCGGTATCCTATGGCAAGGCGACGCCCTACCTACCGGTCATCGACCTCCTGAACGCATACTTCAGGGTCTCGGCGGGTGACGACGCGCGTGAGGTTCGCGAGAAGGTCACCGGCAAGCTCCTGACGCTCGAACGGACGCTGGAGCCGACGTTTCCGGTCTTCCTGGCCCTCCTGGGTGCGGCGCCCGAGGACGCCGAGTGGCGCGGCCTCGACCCCCGCCAGCGCCGGCAGCGGACCCTCGACGCCGTCAAGCGGCTCCTGCTCCGCGAGAGCCAGGTCCAGCCGCTCCTCGTGATCTTCGAGGATCTCCACTGGATCGACTCCGAGACCCAGGCGCTGATCGACAGCCTGGTGCAGAGCCTGCCCACGGCGCGCATCCTCCTCCTCGTGAGCTACCGGCCGGAGTACCAGCATGCCTGGAGCGGCAAGACCTACTACACCCAGCTCCGGCTCGACCCCCTGCCGCCGGAGAGCGCCGATACCCTGCTGGGCGCGCTCCTGGGCGCCGACCCCGGGCTCGAGTCGGTCAAGCGGCCTCTGATCGCGCGGACCGAAGGCAATCCCTTCTTTCTCGAGGAGAGCGTCCGCGCGCTCGTCGAGACAGGCGTCCTCGCCGGGGAGCGCGGCGCCTACCGGCTGGCCAGGGTCCCGACCGCCGTCCAGGTTCCGGCGACCGTGCAGGCGCTGCTCGCGGCGCGGATCGACCGGCTCTCCGCCGAGGACAAGCGGCTCCTCCAGTCCGCGTCGGTCGTGGGCAAGGACGTTCCCCTGGCCGTCCTCGAGGCCGTCTCAGACCTGACCGATGCGTCACTGCACGACGGGCTCGCCCGTCTGGGTGCTGCGGAGTTCCTCTACGAGGCTCGGCTCTTCCCCGACATCGAGTACACCTTCAAGCACGCGCTCACCCACGAGGTCGCCTACGCCAGCCTGCTACAGGAGCGTCGGCGCGAGCTACACCGGCGGGCTGGCGAAGCGATCGAGCGGCTCTCTGCCGAACGGCCCGACGAGGCGTACGGGCTCCTGGCGCGACACTTCGCCGAGAGCGGCGACCTCGCGAAAGGGCGGGAGTATGCGCTGCGGGCGGCGGAGAGAGCCGCCGGGCTCTTCGCGCACGACGAGGCGCTCGCCCAGTACGAGCGCGCTCGCGCCTGCGTGGAAGGACTGGGCCTCACCGAGGAGGTCGCGGCCGCCGAGGAGGCGATCGGCGACGTGAACGTGCGACGCGGGCGGCTCGAGGCGGCGGTGGAGGCGTACGAGCGGGCTCTTCGGTTGCCGATCGCGCGCGGACGGCAGGCCGCGCTGAAGGCCAAGATCGGCGGCGTGTACGGACAGTTCGGCGGCCAGCGCGGCCTGGAGTTCCTCCACCAGGCGCTCGAGGAGCTGGACCCCGTCACGCAGCGTAACGAGATGGCAGAGGTCACCGGGCTGCTGGGACGGTACCGGCACTTTGCCGGCCGGCACCAGGAGGCCATCGACTTACTCGAACGCGCGCGCGAGCTTGCCGAGCCGCTCGGCGATGCGCCGGCGCTGGTGGCGATCTACGGGCATCTCGCGGGCGCTTGCCAGCATCTCGCGCGGATTGACGAGAGCATGGCGCGGGCCCGGCGGTGCGTCGAGCTCGGCGAGCGGACCGGGCTGGTCCTGGCACGGCTCCGCGGCTACGCGTTCCTTGCCCAGGACCTGATCTTCCTCGGTCGCTGGGCGGAGGCTCTGGCGGTCACCAGCCGGTGCGCCCAGATCGCCAGCCAGATCGGTGCCGAGCACCGGCTGGCATGGACGGCGGGCGACCGCGCGAGGATCCTGCACGGCACGGGCGACCTGGAAGGCGCATTGGCGGCGGCGCGGGACGGTCTCCGGCTGGCGGCAGCGAGCGGTGAGCAGCGAATCGGTGTCTGGGTTCACGCGTATCTCGCACAGATCGCGATCGATCTCGGCGACGATGAGACGGCTCTCGACCAGGCGCGAGAGGCCGTGGCCAGCGCCGATCGGCTGGGAGACCGCGTCCTGAAGGCGTACAATCGTTACGCGCGCGCATACGTCCATCTGCAGCGCGAGGACTGGCCGCAGGCCATCGAGTGTCTCGAGCAGTACGTCGCCATCGTGTCCGAGATGGACAACCGGCTCATTCCCACGGTGGCCGGCCCCTGCATGGCCGAGATCCTCCTCGGATCCGAGCGGCTCGACGAGGCCGCCGCGACGATCGACGCCGCTGTCCAGATCGCCCGCGAGGCGGGCTCGCGTCACTGGGAGGGTGTCGGGCGCCGGGTCCAGGGCCAGATCCTCGCGGGTCAGGCTCGGCCCGACGACGCACGACA